One part of the Lapillicoccus jejuensis genome encodes these proteins:
- a CDS encoding Hsp70 family protein, which produces MDLGLDFGTTRTVVAQADRGNYPVLSFPDEHEDAHDHVPTVVADDGGGLVFGFDALAAARRGAPLLRSVKRSLADPGVTAESTVWVGERELPLLDVLTGFFAHLREAVDGALDRSSGDDAPRTVVGVPARAHSAQRFLTLEAVRRGGFDVVGMVNEPSAGSLEFAHRQSRSVTSRRDHVLVYDLGGGTFDASLLRLDGTRHEVVESYGVERLGGDDFDALLARLALERAGTTRAALGTAGWADLLDEARRAKEGLTPQTRRVGLEVADGDGGTRLVTVDVADFYDAATPLVERSADAMAPLVALLPAATDGEELPGVAGVYVVGGATSLPLVPRVLRARFGRRVHRSPLPSASTAIGLAIAADPDRPFSLRDRLSRGFGVFREREAGGQVSFDPILDRGLLTPDPVAPGDASERLTVTRRYRAAHSVGWFRFVEYAGLDAAGQPRGDLAPAGEVLFPFDPALQGEGVALRDAPVVRREHGPLVEERYTVDPAGVVSVEVVDLDTGYRTVQEVGAGVR; this is translated from the coding sequence ATGGACCTCGGGCTCGACTTCGGCACCACCCGCACGGTCGTGGCCCAGGCGGACCGGGGCAACTACCCGGTGCTGTCCTTCCCCGACGAGCACGAGGACGCCCACGACCACGTGCCGACGGTCGTGGCCGACGACGGCGGGGGCCTGGTCTTCGGGTTCGACGCCCTCGCCGCAGCCCGGCGCGGCGCGCCCCTGCTGCGCTCGGTCAAGCGCTCGCTCGCCGACCCCGGCGTGACGGCCGAGTCGACCGTGTGGGTGGGCGAGCGCGAGCTGCCGCTGCTCGACGTGCTCACCGGGTTCTTCGCCCACCTGCGCGAGGCCGTCGACGGGGCCCTGGACCGCTCCTCGGGCGACGACGCCCCGCGCACCGTGGTCGGCGTCCCGGCGCGCGCGCACAGCGCGCAGCGCTTCCTCACCCTCGAGGCCGTCCGCCGCGGCGGCTTCGACGTCGTCGGGATGGTCAACGAGCCGTCGGCCGGCAGCCTCGAGTTCGCGCACCGGCAGTCGCGGTCGGTGACCTCGCGGCGCGACCACGTCCTCGTCTACGACCTCGGCGGCGGCACCTTCGACGCGTCGCTGCTGCGTCTCGACGGGACGCGGCACGAGGTCGTCGAGTCGTACGGGGTCGAGCGGCTCGGGGGCGACGACTTCGACGCGCTGCTGGCCCGGCTCGCCCTCGAGCGGGCCGGGACGACGCGCGCCGCGCTGGGGACGGCCGGCTGGGCCGACCTGCTCGACGAGGCCCGCCGGGCCAAGGAGGGGCTCACCCCGCAGACCCGCCGGGTCGGGCTCGAGGTCGCCGACGGCGACGGCGGCACCCGCCTGGTCACCGTCGACGTCGCGGACTTCTACGACGCCGCCACCCCGCTGGTCGAGCGGTCCGCCGACGCCATGGCGCCGCTCGTGGCGCTGCTGCCCGCGGCCACCGACGGCGAGGAGCTGCCCGGGGTCGCCGGGGTGTACGTCGTCGGCGGCGCGACGTCGCTGCCCCTCGTGCCGCGGGTGCTGCGCGCCCGCTTCGGGAGGCGGGTGCACCGCTCCCCGCTGCCGAGCGCCTCGACCGCGATCGGGCTGGCGATCGCCGCGGACCCGGACCGGCCGTTCTCGTTGCGGGACAGGCTCTCCCGCGGCTTCGGCGTCTTCCGCGAGCGCGAGGCGGGCGGGCAGGTCTCGTTCGACCCGATCCTCGACCGGGGTCTGCTGACGCCGGACCCGGTCGCCCCCGGCGACGCGTCGGAGCGGCTCACCGTGACCCGTCGCTACCGCGCCGCGCACAGCGTCGGCTGGTTCCGCTTCGTCGAGTACGCCGGCCTCGACGCCGCCGGCCAGCCCCGGGGCGACCTCGCCCCGGCGGGGGAGGTGCTCTTCCCCTTCGACCCGGCGCTGCAGGGTGAGGGCGTGGCGCTGCGCGACGCCCCGGTCGTGCGCCGCGAGCACGGGCCGCTGGTCGAGGAGCGCTACACCGTCGACCCGGCCGGCGTCGTCAGCGTCGAGGTCGTCGACCTCGACACGGGCTACCGCACCGTGCAGGAGGTCGGCGCCGGCGTGCGCTGA
- a CDS encoding SRPBCC domain-containing protein, with protein MTVTTSTRPLDDTRGVVRVEDVYDTDLADLWDACTRPERLARWIARVEGDDLHEGGTVQAVFTSSWSGAVLVETCEAPTHLRLLSDVGTDEETVVEVWLTAEGDRTRLVVEERGLPLTGLHHYVAGWSVHLEDLGRAVATDAPVYDEPWSAEQPCASWHARWRELSDRHAPTGS; from the coding sequence ATGACCGTCACCACCAGCACCCGTCCGCTCGACGACACCCGCGGCGTCGTCCGCGTCGAGGACGTCTACGACACCGACCTGGCCGACCTCTGGGACGCCTGCACCCGGCCCGAGCGGCTGGCCCGCTGGATCGCCCGGGTCGAGGGCGACGACCTGCACGAGGGCGGCACCGTGCAGGCGGTGTTCACCAGCTCGTGGAGCGGGGCGGTGCTCGTCGAGACGTGCGAGGCCCCGACCCACCTGCGCCTGCTCTCGGACGTCGGCACGGACGAGGAGACCGTCGTCGAGGTGTGGCTGACCGCGGAAGGGGACCGCACCCGGCTCGTCGTCGAGGAGCGCGGGCTCCCGCTGACCGGGCTGCACCACTACGTCGCCGGGTGGAGCGTCCACCTCGAGGACCTCGGTCGCGCCGTGGCGACCGACGCGCCGGTGTACGACGAGCCGTGGTCGGCCGAGCAGCCCTGCGCGAGCTGGCACGCCCGCTGGCGCGAGCTCTCCGACCGGCACGCGCCGACCGGGTCCTGA
- a CDS encoding ArsR/SmtB family transcription factor — MDAVLQALADPSRRTVLEILRDHPATAGELADALPIARPGVSRHLRVLREAGLVDVQADAQRRIYTLRPEALVEVDEWLEGYRVLWRQRLDALHTEVARGRRTRATTHTTHTTHTTAKDPS, encoded by the coding sequence ATGGACGCCGTCCTCCAAGCGCTCGCCGACCCGAGCCGCCGCACCGTGCTGGAGATCCTCCGGGACCACCCCGCCACGGCCGGCGAGCTCGCCGACGCGCTGCCGATCGCCCGACCGGGCGTCTCGCGGCACCTGCGGGTGCTGCGCGAGGCCGGGCTGGTCGACGTGCAGGCCGACGCGCAGCGCCGGATCTACACGCTGCGGCCCGAGGCGCTCGTCGAGGTCGACGAGTGGCTCGAGGGCTACCGCGTCCTGTGGCGGCAGCGACTGGACGCCCTGCACACCGAGGTCGCCCGGGGGCGCCGTACGCGCGCCACCACCCACACGACCCACACCACCCACACCACCGCGAAGGACCCGTCATGA
- a CDS encoding NAD-dependent epimerase/dehydratase family protein — protein MTTTTVLVTGASGRIGGFLRTRLARPGRVLRLLTPDPLPTLAGTGEEELVTGSVLDEDLLTRATAGVDAVVHLGGIPTEAAFDAVLETNVLGSRRVLEAAHQGAVRRVVIASSSHALGFRRREEVVGGVLPDGLPPRPDTYYGWSKAAVEHLAQLYADRFGQEVVSLRIGACVERPHTERDLAIWLSPDDVGRLVEAALTGPVDGHVVVWGVSRNTRAWWSQEAARALGYEATDDSEVFAADLLRERAEAGRTTSDAEDLRTVGGEMLRVPLGRRDEPDGVR, from the coding sequence GTGACCACGACCACCGTCCTCGTCACCGGTGCCTCGGGGCGCATCGGCGGGTTCCTGCGCACCCGGCTGGCCCGGCCCGGGCGGGTGCTGCGGCTGCTCACCCCCGACCCGCTGCCCACCCTCGCGGGCACGGGGGAGGAGGAGCTGGTCACCGGGTCCGTCCTCGACGAGGACCTGCTGACCCGGGCCACCGCCGGCGTCGACGCGGTCGTCCACCTCGGGGGGATCCCCACCGAGGCGGCCTTCGACGCCGTCCTGGAGACCAACGTCCTGGGCAGCCGCCGGGTCCTCGAGGCGGCCCACCAGGGCGCCGTACGGCGCGTCGTGATCGCCTCGAGCAGCCACGCGCTCGGCTTCCGCCGCCGCGAGGAGGTGGTGGGCGGGGTGCTGCCCGACGGCCTGCCGCCGCGGCCGGACACCTACTACGGCTGGAGCAAGGCGGCCGTCGAGCACCTCGCCCAGCTGTACGCCGACCGCTTCGGCCAGGAGGTCGTCTCGCTGCGCATCGGGGCCTGTGTGGAGCGGCCGCACACCGAGCGCGACCTCGCGATCTGGCTCTCGCCGGACGACGTCGGTCGGCTCGTCGAGGCGGCGCTGACCGGGCCGGTCGACGGCCACGTCGTGGTCTGGGGCGTCTCGCGCAACACCCGCGCCTGGTGGTCGCAGGAGGCGGCGCGGGCCCTCGGCTACGAGGCGACCGACGACTCCGAGGTGTTCGCGGCCGACCTCCTGCGCGAGCGTGCCGAGGCGGGCCGCACCACCAGCGACGCGGAGGACCTGCGCACCGTCGGGGGCGAGATGCTGCGGGTGCCGCTCGGGCGCCGCGACGAGCCGGACGGCGTGCGGTAG
- a CDS encoding LacI family DNA-binding transcriptional regulator, which translates to MTILDVAAEAQVSIASVSAALNDRPGVSTETRARILAVADRLGWVPSLRGRSLSGKRAYAVGLVLERATTVLESDPFFAAFIAGVESVLERRGYALVLQMAGTHKAATERYRRMALDHRVDGVFLTDMAATDPRVPLLRDLGLPAVAVNSDPGCELPSVRQDHLPGLRSLVEQVVALGHSDVAHLAGRRGLIHTRQRLAVWRSVLVDAGLRPGPVVYGDFSTESGSRAAPRLLAGPTPPSAVVCASDLMAVGLVSGAGALGLDVPSDLSVTGFDGIEIGGFLRPSLTTVATAPRRLGAAAAETLLRLLDGDRVEDVEIEATTPVLRGSLVAPRPTRSVPPRNV; encoded by the coding sequence GTGACCATCCTCGACGTCGCCGCCGAGGCGCAGGTCTCCATCGCCTCCGTCTCGGCCGCCCTCAACGACCGCCCCGGGGTCTCGACCGAGACGCGGGCCCGCATCCTCGCGGTGGCCGACCGTCTCGGCTGGGTGCCCTCGCTGCGCGGGCGCAGCCTCTCGGGCAAGCGGGCGTACGCCGTCGGGCTCGTCCTCGAGCGCGCGACGACCGTGCTGGAGTCGGACCCGTTCTTCGCCGCCTTCATCGCCGGCGTGGAGTCTGTCCTCGAGCGACGCGGCTACGCGCTCGTCCTGCAGATGGCGGGCACCCACAAGGCGGCGACCGAGCGCTACCGCCGGATGGCGCTCGACCACCGGGTCGACGGGGTCTTCCTCACCGACATGGCGGCGACCGACCCGCGGGTCCCGCTGCTGCGCGACCTCGGCCTGCCCGCCGTGGCGGTCAACAGCGACCCCGGCTGCGAGCTGCCGTCGGTGCGCCAGGACCACCTGCCCGGGCTGCGGTCGCTCGTCGAGCAGGTCGTCGCGCTCGGCCACAGCGACGTCGCGCACCTCGCCGGCCGGCGCGGCCTGATCCACACCCGGCAGCGGCTCGCCGTCTGGCGCAGCGTCCTCGTCGACGCCGGGCTGCGCCCCGGACCGGTGGTGTACGGCGACTTCTCGACCGAGAGCGGCAGCCGCGCCGCCCCACGGCTGCTCGCGGGTCCCACGCCTCCCAGCGCGGTGGTCTGCGCGAGCGACCTCATGGCGGTCGGGCTGGTCTCGGGCGCGGGGGCGCTCGGCCTCGACGTCCCCTCGGACCTCTCGGTGACCGGCTTCGACGGCATCGAGATCGGGGGGTTCCTCAGGCCCTCCCTCACCACGGTCGCGACGGCCCCGCGCCGGCTGGGGGCGGCCGCGGCGGAGACGCTGCTGCGGCTGCTCGACGGCGACCGGGTCGAGGACGTCGAGATCGAGGCGACGACCCCGGTGCTGCGCGGCTCGCTGGTCGCGCCCCGGCCGACGCGCAGCGTTCCCCCCCGAAACGTTTAG
- a CDS encoding ABC transporter substrate-binding protein, protein MSNRSRSAALVATAGALALAACSGGSGAAGGAAPTVGGQVKGTLNILVSSSAGSDAGFQAVNKAFQAANPGVQVSFSAIPNEDYNQARASRLTAGSADIVVAFPREVPSYVPASNAGDDARLADSGGFLDLSGQSFLSAFNPTVLKATTYKGKNYTVPTGLSYYTGMFYNKKIFQQNGISVPTTWDELVTACEALKAKGVTPLGIAGKDSAGVMTLGVVQGLYPSADAKTALAKGLYDGQTKLDDGTQEEVLQRVQTLYGFAEPNFAGVNYATMTADFVAGKFAMMPDGTWNTTTLQKAGGSNLDFGYVPLPSSDTAGDNASLGGKVELSLAIPANAKNPDAAVAWMDFFTKHYDLFDDQAGFAPAVQGAKSNAFYSGVEKYTQQFQAAWDTIWIANTKAGPNATVPFNWAGISPMGGADAAGAAQAAQKDWSAGLAK, encoded by the coding sequence ATGTCGAACAGGTCCCGCTCGGCCGCCCTCGTGGCGACCGCCGGCGCACTGGCCCTGGCGGCCTGCAGCGGCGGGAGCGGCGCAGCCGGTGGTGCCGCCCCCACGGTGGGAGGCCAGGTCAAGGGCACCCTCAACATCCTCGTGTCGAGCTCGGCCGGCTCCGACGCGGGCTTCCAGGCGGTCAACAAGGCCTTCCAGGCCGCGAACCCCGGTGTGCAGGTGAGCTTCTCGGCCATCCCGAACGAGGACTACAACCAGGCGCGAGCCTCCCGGCTCACCGCCGGCAGCGCCGACATCGTCGTCGCCTTCCCCCGCGAGGTGCCGAGCTACGTCCCGGCGAGCAACGCCGGCGACGACGCCCGCCTCGCCGACTCCGGGGGCTTCCTCGACCTGTCGGGGCAGTCGTTCCTCTCCGCCTTCAACCCGACCGTGCTCAAGGCGACGACGTACAAGGGCAAGAACTACACGGTGCCGACCGGCCTCAGCTACTACACGGGCATGTTCTACAACAAGAAGATCTTCCAGCAGAACGGGATCAGCGTCCCGACGACGTGGGACGAGCTGGTCACGGCCTGCGAGGCCCTCAAGGCCAAGGGCGTCACGCCGCTGGGCATCGCCGGCAAGGACTCCGCCGGGGTCATGACCCTCGGCGTCGTCCAGGGCCTCTACCCCTCCGCCGACGCCAAGACCGCGCTGGCGAAGGGTCTCTACGACGGGCAGACCAAGCTCGACGACGGCACGCAGGAGGAGGTCCTGCAGCGCGTCCAGACCCTCTACGGCTTCGCCGAGCCCAACTTCGCCGGCGTCAACTACGCGACGATGACGGCCGACTTCGTGGCCGGCAAGTTCGCGATGATGCCCGACGGCACGTGGAACACGACGACGCTGCAGAAGGCCGGCGGCAGCAACCTCGACTTCGGCTACGTCCCGCTGCCCTCGAGCGACACCGCGGGCGACAACGCCTCGCTCGGCGGCAAGGTCGAACTGTCCCTCGCCATCCCGGCCAACGCGAAGAACCCCGACGCGGCCGTCGCGTGGATGGACTTCTTCACCAAGCACTACGACCTCTTCGACGACCAGGCCGGCTTCGCACCGGCGGTGCAGGGCGCGAAGAGCAACGCGTTCTACAGCGGGGTCGAGAAGTACACCCAGCAGTTCCAGGCCGCCTGGGACACGATCTGGATCGCCAACACCAAGGCCGGGCCGAACGCCACGGTGCCGTTCAACTGGGCCGGCATCTCGCCGATGGGCGGGGCCGACGCGGCCGGCGCGGCGCAGGCGGCGCAGAAGGACTGGTCCGCCGGTCTGGCCAAGTGA
- a CDS encoding carbohydrate ABC transporter permease, whose amino-acid sequence MNRSFLFGRRSSAQLVFALGLALVVVFSLVPAVGVLAISFTDIRSLPFLPVHFVGLDNYTTFFSSAQLGYNVHALRNTLVFAVAVTLFQNVIALFIAVLLNQRLRGRTAARAIVFLPTILGVTVIGLVFSLLFNPSGGPAASVWSWFGSSSAFFGSPSLAMPLVIAVQVWSGIGVAVVIYLAGLQAIPQELYEVAAIDGAGGWQRLRHVTYPLLAPSVTANTLLCVIGALQSYQLIYVLTGPINPATQVLSLAIFTQGFGGAQGGVAQSQGYAAAISVVQFLIVMVVSLATLAYLRRRETQL is encoded by the coding sequence GTGAACCGCTCCTTCCTCTTCGGACGGAGGTCGAGCGCGCAGCTGGTCTTCGCGCTCGGCCTGGCCCTCGTCGTCGTCTTCTCGCTCGTGCCGGCGGTCGGGGTGCTCGCCATCTCGTTCACCGACATCCGGTCGCTGCCGTTCCTGCCCGTGCACTTCGTGGGGCTGGACAACTACACGACGTTCTTCTCCTCGGCCCAGCTCGGCTACAACGTCCACGCGCTGCGCAACACGCTCGTCTTCGCCGTCGCGGTCACGCTGTTCCAGAACGTCATCGCCCTGTTCATCGCCGTCCTGCTCAACCAGCGGCTGCGCGGGCGGACCGCCGCCCGCGCCATCGTCTTCCTCCCGACGATCCTCGGCGTCACGGTCATCGGCCTCGTCTTCAGCCTGCTCTTCAACCCCTCGGGCGGGCCGGCGGCGAGCGTGTGGAGCTGGTTCGGGTCGTCGTCGGCGTTCTTCGGCTCGCCGTCGCTGGCCATGCCGCTCGTCATCGCCGTCCAGGTCTGGTCGGGCATCGGCGTCGCGGTCGTCATCTACCTCGCGGGGCTGCAGGCCATCCCGCAGGAGCTCTACGAGGTCGCCGCCATCGACGGCGCCGGCGGGTGGCAGCGGCTGCGCCACGTCACCTACCCCCTCCTGGCCCCGTCGGTCACCGCGAACACCCTGCTGTGCGTCATCGGCGCGCTGCAGAGCTACCAGCTGATCTACGTCCTCACCGGGCCGATCAACCCGGCCACCCAGGTGCTCTCGCTGGCGATCTTCACCCAGGGCTTCGGCGGGGCCCAGGGCGGGGTCGCCCAGTCGCAGGGCTACGCGGCCGCCATCTCGGTCGTCCAGTTCCTCATCGTCATGGTCGTGTCACTGGCGACGCTGGCCTACCTGCGTCGGAGGGAGACCCAGCTGTGA
- a CDS encoding carbohydrate ABC transporter permease, protein MSVIGPTAVTTGDPSGAPTGDPHAPAGTPARDPGRRTGAAAPRSRARIALYVVMALVVVVYAYPLLFLLNTALKSDAEFFRNPTGLVTLPQLGNFVTAWEKGNFAAYLLNSVLYTFVAAAIGTLISLMVGFPVARGYLRHTRLWSSLFAAMLFLPNTLVTVFQLALRLNLYDTRLGYILIMASGVGVGPLLIAGYVKSVPKEIDEAAALDGVGYVRYLFTFLPSLIKPVLATVFILQAIGVWNDIILATILLPDQSKFPVTLGLFAFKGTYVSQWSLLSAATIIVAAPLLVVYLFLQRYLVASVVGGAVKG, encoded by the coding sequence GTGAGCGTCATCGGCCCCACCGCGGTCACCACCGGCGACCCCTCCGGCGCCCCGACCGGCGACCCCCACGCTCCCGCCGGTACCCCCGCCCGCGACCCGGGACGTCGTACGGGGGCCGCGGCACCCCGGTCCCGCGCGCGGATCGCGCTCTACGTCGTCATGGCGCTCGTCGTGGTCGTCTACGCCTACCCGCTGCTCTTCCTGCTCAACACGGCGCTGAAGTCGGACGCGGAGTTCTTCCGCAACCCGACCGGGCTGGTCACGCTGCCGCAGCTCGGCAACTTCGTCACCGCCTGGGAGAAGGGCAACTTCGCCGCCTACCTGCTCAACAGCGTCCTCTACACCTTCGTGGCCGCGGCGATCGGGACGCTCATCTCGCTCATGGTCGGCTTCCCGGTCGCGCGCGGCTACCTGCGCCACACCCGGCTGTGGAGCTCGCTCTTCGCGGCGATGCTCTTCCTGCCCAACACCCTCGTCACCGTCTTCCAGCTGGCGCTGCGGCTCAACCTCTACGACACCCGGCTGGGCTACATCCTCATCATGGCCTCGGGCGTCGGCGTCGGTCCGCTGCTCATCGCCGGCTACGTGAAGTCCGTCCCGAAGGAGATCGACGAGGCCGCCGCCCTCGACGGCGTCGGGTACGTCCGCTACCTCTTCACGTTCCTGCCGTCGCTCATCAAGCCGGTGCTCGCGACGGTCTTCATCCTGCAGGCCATCGGCGTGTGGAACGACATCATCCTCGCGACCATCCTGCTGCCCGACCAGAGCAAGTTCCCGGTCACCCTCGGGCTGTTCGCCTTCAAGGGCACCTACGTCAGCCAGTGGAGCCTGCTCTCCGCCGCGACGATCATCGTCGCCGCGCCGTTGCTGGTGGTCTACCTCTTCCTCCAGCGCTACCTCGTCGCCAGCGTCGTCGGCGGCGCCGTCAAGGGCTGA
- a CDS encoding glycoside hydrolase family 130 protein — protein sequence MPTVSTGPVAFPLGPFTPYEHNPILAPQGDTWESGSVYNPAAIVVDDRVALLYRAHADDVVSHVGLAWSDDGTTFKREADPVLSPSEDYDRYGVEDPRVTEVDGTYYLTYSGWDRSRAVLCLATSTDLRSWTKHGPMFPGFDTFQPQGREDGGTGDWSKAGGILPHKVGDHWLMFFGEGSIWAATSPDLLHWTPVVRDTEAPLMAPRPGTFSDFLVEVGPPPLLTDDGLVLLVHNAAVKNPDGTVRYTAGQALVDPERPTELLAELTRPWLEPTTYEDTHGLVSNVTFVEGLVWFRDRWFAYYGQSDSTLGVATSRPGDRWSSL from the coding sequence ATGCCCACCGTCAGCACCGGACCCGTCGCCTTCCCCCTCGGGCCGTTCACGCCCTACGAGCACAACCCGATCCTCGCGCCGCAGGGCGACACGTGGGAGTCGGGCAGCGTCTACAACCCCGCGGCGATCGTCGTCGACGACCGCGTCGCCCTGCTCTACCGCGCCCACGCCGACGACGTCGTCTCGCACGTCGGCCTCGCCTGGAGCGACGACGGCACCACCTTCAAGCGCGAGGCCGACCCGGTCCTGTCGCCCAGCGAGGACTACGACCGGTACGGCGTCGAGGACCCCCGGGTCACCGAGGTCGACGGCACCTACTACCTCACCTACTCGGGGTGGGACCGGTCGCGCGCCGTGCTCTGCCTGGCCACCTCGACCGACCTGCGCTCGTGGACCAAGCACGGGCCGATGTTCCCCGGCTTCGACACCTTCCAGCCGCAGGGCCGCGAGGACGGCGGCACCGGCGACTGGTCGAAGGCGGGCGGGATCCTGCCGCACAAGGTCGGTGACCACTGGCTGATGTTCTTCGGCGAGGGGTCGATCTGGGCGGCGACCTCGCCCGACCTGCTGCACTGGACGCCGGTCGTGCGCGACACCGAGGCGCCGCTGATGGCGCCGCGACCGGGGACGTTCAGCGACTTCCTCGTCGAGGTGGGGCCACCACCGCTGCTCACCGACGACGGGCTCGTCCTGCTGGTCCACAACGCCGCGGTGAAGAACCCCGACGGCACGGTGCGCTACACCGCCGGGCAGGCGCTCGTCGACCCGGAGCGGCCCACCGAGCTGCTCGCCGAGCTCACCCGCCCCTGGCTCGAGCCGACGACGTACGAGGACACCCACGGGCTGGTCTCCAACGTCACCTTCGTCGAGGGGCTGGTCTGGTTCCGCGACCGGTGGTTCGCCTACTACGGCCAGTCCGACTCGACGCTCGGCGTCGCGACCTCCCGCCCCGGCGACCGGTGGTCGTCGCTGTGA